The window TCAGCATTTTTAAATTTTAATTGATAAACTAGATTAAAGATTGATCTAGGGCTAGAGGAGGGAAATAGAAATGTGTTATTGATTATTAATTTTTAATGGTGACAACTCCAGTGCTACTGCTTCACAATATTCTTCAAAACTACTGAAATGAGACTCGCTTTTCTTCTTCTGTTTATTTCAACAACACTCTTTGGGCAAGAAAAAAGATTTTTTACCCCTTATTTTCAAAGTATGACGGATGAAAAGACGTCGCAGGAAAGGATTTTTAGTTTTGATGATCAACAAACAACCATTGAAGACTATAAAGAGGGCCAACTTGTTGAAAAAGGGATAATATATGGCCTAACTGATATAATCAAAATAAATGAATTTGCATGGTATTGCATATCACAGGGAAACAAAAATAACTACCGTAGTTATTTTGATAATGTAAAAGGCACATTTGAGTTTTATGAAAAAGGTCAGTTATGTAAAAGAGTGATTTTCAATGGGATTGAAGTTAAATATGCACAAGTTTGGAATCAGGATGGGCAAGAGATTTTAACGAATGGCAGTGGAGAAACTTCAGATACATCAGAAAATGGAGATGAACAGTTTTATGTTAAATACAGTGATTCCACATTGGTTATGTATTATGGCGTGAGAATCCAAAAGCAGGATACCATCTATTACACCGTAGATAAATTAGCTGCTCCAAAAGAGGGTGTTCAAAGTTTTTATAACAGGCTGTTTAAGGTTTTGAAGTATCCTGGGTTTGCCAGGTTGGCTGGCATCGAAGGGAGAGTATATATCGAATTCATTGTGGATGAGCGTGGTAAGCTTATTGAGTTTAAGCCACTAACAAATGAAGGATATAATTTTGAAGCAAAAGTCATTAAAAAGCTTGAGAAGTTTCCGGACTGGAATCCTGCAGTATATCAAAATAAATTTGTAAAGACGAGGCGTGTTTTACCAGTGGTATTCAGGTTAGAAGACTGAGTAGAAAATTTTTATGTTTCTGGCCGATGGATGGAAAAGAGGAATAGGGGTGTACTGGAAAAATGTGGAAAAGGAAGGATATAACCCTTCAAAGGACCGGAAGACCCTAGTTGTCAGGAAGGAACTATTTGTAGACTATGAGTTGCCAATGAAAGATGAGTACAGTGAATTTATCCTTAATCTGATTGAAAGTAAAGAATAAAATGATCGGGGTGCTGTTGATTCCGAATCGGGTATTGGAAATTATTTGAGGGAGACTCCGATACCTTTGATAGCAACTTTAGCTACGATTCTGGTTGTGACGGCGGCGATAGTGGCAGTTCAGGTGGTGGCTGCTCCGGTTGTGTTGGCTGTGGGAGTGATTAGGAGCTTGTAAACAATTAACTTATGGCCTCACCGTTATATGTTAGTCATCGTTTATTCATACCATAAAATTCCTGCTATGAAAAAGGCTATTCTGATCATCCTCCTTTTTTTTGCTGCCATTCCCCTGCAGGCACAAGAATGCTTGAATGTTAAATACAAGTTGCGGGGCTATTTTTATGCAGGAACCAGCCATGAGGATTCAACAGCACTTGGTGGATTTTATGAAGATACCAATTCCCCTAAACCAACAAACGAAAGGATCAGGCAGCTATCCAAACCCTCTCAATTTCAGTTGATCGTAAAAACTGATTCCCTGGCAGAGTTTCAAAAAGGCATCAAGGGCTTCAAAGTATTCCTGATCAATAACACAGACTCTATTATTTCACTGCAGGCTCAAGATAGCCGTCTAAATCTGAAGAGGCAGGTTTTTTACAACAACCAATGGCAGGATGTGGAGTATTTGCCAAGTAGTTGGTGCGGAAACAGCTATCATTCAGTTTTCATCAAGCCTAGTGAGTACTGGGATTTCATAGCCCCTTGTCTTAGGGGTAAACATCAGGCAAAGTTCAGGTTTGAACTTGCAATAAATGAGCAGGAGAAGATCTATTCTAATGAATTTAGTGGTAGTTTTAACAAGAGCCAGCTCATCAAAGAACAGGGTCACACGCCAACCAGCATTATGGACCCTTACGATAATTGAAGGAACATCTGATATAATACAATCGCTTCCAGTACTATCCAGCTTATTAGTACAGATTTATGACAAGAGAAACAGTCAGGTTAAAAGATGAATTTAAGCATGCGATTCCTGCAACAGTAGGTTATGTTCTCTCTATAGTTGCATTCTTCATTTTGAATAGGCTAGCTCCCAGTGGGCCATGTACACCAGGGCCAGGCATTTTAATTTTAGTCGTGCTGCCAGTAATAAGTTTTGTTTTGCTCATTTATAATCTTATCCAACGGTTTAGGAGCGGTGAACCAAACAAGATTGTCATCTGGATTCATTTACTTGTCTTTTCTGCCTTTTTAGTGCTTTTTATGCAGGATTTGTTATAATATGCGAATGTGCAGGACCTGTATGATGAAGACATTTGATTAAGTGTAAATTAACGTTAATGTTAACACCAAAAGTAGCTCTGTAAATCAATGTATAACGCTACAATCTTGAGTTGACACCTCATTTTGATCAATATGATTAATAAGGAAGTAATACATGGCTTTGTTGATGAGTCCCTAAGAATACTTAAGGAACTTGATTTGCTTTCACTGCCTCATCCAAACATGCCTGCAGAAATGGTTGATCGGAGCAAAACGCCTTCTAATGACTGGATTCCCTGGAAGGCTGTTCCTAGCCAGGTAACGAATGCTGATATCCAGGAAATTGAAGCCAAAATTGGGCTGAAGCTGCCAGAGCCTTACGTTGTTTTTCTGAAGTACAAGCATTTTTATGACTTAGATAACCCTAAAGAAATTACCTTCTTCAGACATTGTATAAGAGACTGGAAAAGAGAGCTTTACAATAATTATTTTGATTCCTGGGAGCCTGAAGAAATCATAGGTAAAGGTTATATTCCTTTTGGTGATTTTAGTGATTGGGGAATCATCTGCTTTAACACCAATAAAAGGGTTAATTCTAATAATGATTGTGAAATTGTGCGCATTGACCATGAATTACT of the Flammeovirgaceae bacterium 311 genome contains:
- a CDS encoding putative glucan synthasis protein, which gives rise to MINKEVIHGFVDESLRILKELDLLSLPHPNMPAEMVDRSKTPSNDWIPWKAVPSQVTNADIQEIEAKIGLKLPEPYVVFLKYKHFYDLDNPKEITFFRHCIRDWKRELYNNYFDSWEPEEIIGKGYIPFGDFSDWGIICFNTNKRVNSNNDCEIVRIDHELLYNNPVPKDRLYASFIDMIKDLSEEQKKNQQNA
- a CDS encoding tRNA(His)-5'-guanylyltransferase, producing the protein MFLADGWKRGIGVYWKNVEKEGYNPSKDRKTLVVRKELFVDYELPMKDEYSEFILNLIESKE
- a CDS encoding TonB family protein (COG0810 Periplasmic protein TonB, links inner and outer membranes), which translates into the protein MRLAFLLLFISTTLFGQEKRFFTPYFQSMTDEKTSQERIFSFDDQQTTIEDYKEGQLVEKGIIYGLTDIIKINEFAWYCISQGNKNNYRSYFDNVKGTFEFYEKGQLCKRVIFNGIEVKYAQVWNQDGQEILTNGSGETSDTSENGDEQFYVKYSDSTLVMYYGVRIQKQDTIYYTVDKLAAPKEGVQSFYNRLFKVLKYPGFARLAGIEGRVYIEFIVDERGKLIEFKPLTNEGYNFEAKVIKKLEKFPDWNPAVYQNKFVKTRRVLPVVFRLED